One Nostoc sp. UHCC 0302 DNA window includes the following coding sequences:
- a CDS encoding fructosamine kinase family protein, translating to MIWNEIDNHITQVTGEKFQSQQRRSVSGGCINQGYAVSNGELSYFVKLNQASQVAMFEAEALGLEEMQTTNSIRVPKPICWGVAGNSGYIVLEWLELGGGNSNFWPEMGRKLAAMHKASSSQGFGWKINNTIGSTPQINTWTADWAEFYTKHRLDYQFQLARQRGGNFPKQEELLAAIPELLADHQVQPSLVHGDLWGGNAGCTTSGEPVIFDPATYFGDREVDIAMTELFGGFPAAFYKGYNEVFPLDAGYEKRKTLYNLYHILNHFNLFGGGYASQANRMIDQILHL from the coding sequence ATGATTTGGAATGAAATTGATAACCATATTACCCAAGTAACTGGCGAAAAATTTCAGAGTCAGCAAAGGCGATCGGTTAGTGGCGGGTGCATTAACCAAGGTTATGCTGTCTCTAATGGTGAGCTTAGTTACTTCGTGAAGCTCAATCAAGCATCGCAAGTGGCGATGTTTGAGGCTGAGGCACTGGGGTTAGAGGAAATGCAGACAACAAATAGCATTCGCGTCCCGAAGCCAATTTGCTGGGGTGTGGCTGGCAATTCTGGCTACATCGTCTTGGAGTGGTTGGAACTTGGTGGCGGTAACAGCAACTTTTGGCCGGAAATGGGGCGCAAGTTGGCGGCAATGCACAAAGCTAGCAGTAGTCAAGGATTCGGTTGGAAAATTAACAATACTATTGGTTCTACACCCCAAATCAATACTTGGACAGCAGATTGGGCAGAATTTTATACTAAACATCGTCTGGACTATCAATTTCAATTAGCAAGACAGCGGGGTGGTAATTTTCCTAAACAAGAGGAATTATTAGCGGCTATTCCAGAATTACTTGCAGATCATCAGGTGCAACCTTCTTTGGTACATGGAGATTTGTGGGGTGGGAATGCTGGGTGTACTACGTCGGGAGAACCAGTGATATTTGATCCAGCAACTTATTTTGGCGATCGCGAAGTTGATATCGCCATGACAGAATTGTTTGGCGGTTTCCCAGCAGCGTTTTACAAAGGTTATAACGAAGTGTTTCCTTTGGATGCAGGCTATGAAAAGAGAAAAACACTTTATAACCTGTATCACATTTTGAATCACTTCAATTTATTTGGCGGCGGCTATGCTTCGCAGGCAAACCGGATGATTGACCAGATTTTGCACCTTTAA